A region of Pseudoxanthomonas sp. CF385 DNA encodes the following proteins:
- the fliM gene encoding flagellar motor switch protein FliM: protein MTSDLLSQDEIDALLNGVDSGAIETEEPPHDPTVARTYDFASQDRIVRGRLPTLEMINERFVRTWRIGLFNLLRRSAELSVRGIETIKFGDYLHSLYVPTNLNLIKFKPLRGVGLIVFEPKLVFTMVDNFFGGDGRYPAKIEGREFTQTEMRVIQLLLKQTFTDLIDAWAPVMPVDFEYITSEVNPHFANIVSPREYVVVSRFHVELDGGGGDLHVTLPYSMLEPIRELLDAGIQSDRVHDDDSFRETLQQQLRQAEVTLSSVLAEKRINLRQLTQLKVGDILPIELPRSVPVCVEQVPVFTGEFGISNGQNAVKIVAKHPPGSGKAPQATRQALTPFAFQDATP, encoded by the coding sequence ATGACCAGTGACCTGCTGTCGCAAGACGAGATCGACGCCCTGCTCAACGGCGTCGACTCCGGTGCGATCGAGACCGAGGAGCCGCCGCACGACCCGACGGTCGCGCGCACCTACGATTTCGCCAGCCAGGACCGCATCGTGCGCGGCCGGCTGCCGACGCTGGAGATGATCAACGAGCGCTTCGTGCGCACGTGGCGGATCGGCCTGTTCAACCTGCTACGCCGTTCGGCGGAACTGTCGGTGCGCGGCATCGAGACGATCAAGTTCGGCGACTACCTGCATTCGCTGTACGTGCCGACCAACCTCAACCTGATCAAGTTCAAGCCGCTGCGCGGCGTCGGCCTGATCGTGTTCGAACCGAAGCTGGTGTTCACCATGGTGGACAACTTCTTCGGTGGCGACGGCCGCTATCCGGCGAAGATCGAGGGCCGCGAGTTCACCCAGACCGAGATGCGGGTGATCCAGTTGCTGCTCAAACAGACCTTCACCGACCTGATCGACGCCTGGGCGCCGGTGATGCCGGTGGACTTCGAGTACATCACCAGCGAAGTGAATCCGCACTTCGCCAACATCGTCAGCCCACGCGAATACGTGGTCGTGAGCCGCTTCCACGTCGAACTGGACGGCGGTGGCGGGGACCTGCACGTCACCCTGCCGTACTCGATGCTGGAGCCGATCCGCGAGCTGCTCGATGCCGGCATCCAGTCCGACCGCGTGCACGACGACGACAGCTTCCGGGAAACGCTGCAGCAGCAGCTGCGCCAGGCCGAAGTCACCCTCTCCAGCGTGCTGGCCGAGAAGCGCATCAACCTGCGCCAGCTCACCCAGCTTAAGGTCGGCGACATCCTGCCGATCGAGCTGCCCCGTTCCGTGCCGGTCTGCGTCGAGCAGGTGCCGGTGTTCACCGGCGAATTCGGTATTTCCAACGGCCAGAACGCCGTGAAGATCGTCGCCAAGCACCCGCCCGGCAGCGGCAAGGCCCCGCAGGCCACGCGCCAGGCCCTCACCCCGTTTGCCTTCCAGGACGCCACACCATGA
- the fliN gene encoding flagellar motor switch protein FliN, which yields MIPENEDLATLDDASAETHVEADMSLDVILDVPVTLSLEVGRTRMPIRNLLQLNQGSVVELERGAGEPLDVFVNGTLIAHGEVVVVNDRFGVRLTDVVSPSERIRRLR from the coding sequence ATGATCCCCGAGAACGAAGACCTCGCGACGCTCGACGACGCATCGGCCGAGACCCACGTCGAAGCCGACATGAGCCTGGACGTCATCCTCGACGTGCCGGTGACCCTGTCGCTGGAAGTCGGCCGCACCCGCATGCCGATCCGCAACCTGCTGCAGCTCAACCAGGGCTCGGTGGTGGAACTGGAGCGCGGCGCAGGCGAACCGCTGGACGTGTTCGTCAACGGCACGCTGATCGCGCATGGCGAGGTCGTCGTCGTGAACGACCGCTTCGGCGTACGCCTGACCGACGTGGTCAGCCCCAGCGAACGCATCCGCCGCCTGCGCTGA
- the fliO gene encoding flagellar biosynthetic protein FliO: MHAFALLAAAAAPAQKIGQHAPSTPGIGGALVGLILVLGLILGMAWLLKRLPGVGMGIRPSEQLRVVSMLSVGAKERVLVIEVGKEQLLIGVSAGGITALHTLPEPLVVAPAPTMPNFAELLAKRLRKET; this comes from the coding sequence ATGCACGCCTTCGCCCTCCTCGCCGCCGCCGCGGCGCCCGCGCAGAAGATCGGCCAGCACGCGCCCTCCACGCCCGGCATCGGCGGCGCGCTCGTCGGCCTGATCCTGGTGCTGGGGTTGATCCTCGGCATGGCCTGGTTGCTCAAGCGACTGCCGGGCGTCGGCATGGGCATCCGCCCGAGCGAGCAGCTTCGCGTCGTGTCGATGCTGTCGGTCGGTGCGAAGGAACGCGTGCTGGTGATCGAGGTGGGCAAGGAACAACTGCTGATCGGCGTCAGCGCCGGCGGCATCACCGCCCTGCACACCCTGCCCGAACCGCTGGTCGTCGCACCCGCGCCGACGATGCCCAACTTCGCCGAGCTGCTGGCCAAGCGCCTGCGTAAAGAGACCTGA
- the fliP gene encoding flagellar type III secretion system pore protein FliP (The bacterial flagellar biogenesis protein FliP forms a type III secretion system (T3SS)-type pore required for flagellar assembly.): MRRFVLSLICLLWLCAPVLALAQAAPATTPPAPAAAPATPAAPTAPTLPALPKVDVGQVGDNTVSLPLQTLLLMTAITLIPSALLAMTAFTRIIIVLGLLRQALGTGQTPSNQVLVGLALFLTMLVMMPVGEKAWAQGMAPYLNGQIDFSSAWTLTTGPLRDFMLAQVRETDLMTFAGLAGHGAYASPADVPFPIVVASFITSELKTAFEIGFLIFIPFVIIDLVVASVLMSMGMMMLSPMLVSAPFKILLFVLVDGWVLIVGSLAASFNGV; the protein is encoded by the coding sequence ATGCGCCGTTTCGTCCTTTCCCTGATCTGCCTGCTGTGGCTGTGCGCGCCCGTGCTGGCGCTGGCCCAGGCCGCACCCGCCACGACCCCGCCCGCGCCTGCCGCAGCACCCGCCACGCCGGCTGCACCGACGGCACCCACCCTGCCCGCGCTGCCGAAGGTCGACGTCGGCCAGGTCGGCGACAACACCGTCAGCCTGCCGCTGCAGACGCTGCTGCTGATGACGGCGATCACGCTGATCCCGTCCGCGCTGCTGGCGATGACCGCGTTCACCCGCATCATCATCGTGCTCGGCCTGCTGCGGCAGGCGTTGGGCACGGGGCAGACGCCGTCCAACCAGGTGCTGGTGGGTTTGGCGTTGTTCCTGACGATGCTGGTGATGATGCCGGTGGGCGAAAAGGCCTGGGCCCAGGGCATGGCGCCCTATCTCAACGGCCAGATCGATTTCTCCTCGGCGTGGACGCTGACCACCGGCCCGCTGCGCGACTTCATGCTGGCGCAGGTGCGCGAGACCGACCTGATGACCTTCGCCGGTCTGGCCGGCCATGGCGCCTACGCCAGCCCGGCGGACGTACCCTTCCCGATCGTCGTCGCCTCGTTCATCACCAGCGAACTGAAGACCGCGTTCGAGATCGGCTTCCTGATCTTCATCCCCTTCGTGATCATCGACCTGGTCGTCGCCAGCGTGCTGATGTCGATGGGCATGATGATGCTCTCGCCGATGCTGGTGTCCGCCCCGTTCAAGATCCTGCTGTTCGTGCTGGTGGACGGGTGGGTGCTGATCGTCGGTTCGCTCGCCGCCAGCTTCAACGGCGTCTGA
- a CDS encoding flagellar biosynthetic protein FliQ: MSPELALTELRGGLEVALWVGGPLLLVVLVVGVVVGVIQAATQLNEPTIAFVAKAIALTAALFATGSYLLGVLVEYTTALFQRLPHLIG, encoded by the coding sequence ATGAGTCCCGAACTTGCCCTCACCGAACTGCGCGGCGGCCTCGAGGTCGCGCTCTGGGTCGGCGGACCGTTGTTGCTGGTCGTGCTGGTGGTCGGCGTGGTCGTCGGCGTGATCCAGGCGGCCACCCAGCTCAACGAACCGACCATCGCCTTCGTCGCCAAGGCCATCGCGCTGACGGCGGCGCTGTTCGCCACGGGCAGCTACCTGCTCGGCGTGCTGGTGGAATACACCACGGCCCTGTTCCAACGCCTGCCGCACCTGATCGGCTGA
- the fliR gene encoding flagellar biosynthetic protein FliR, whose protein sequence is MDAATQMVIDGQQAFGMINAILWTMLRTGALLMAAPLIGTRAISVRVRVIIAGALAMALAPLLPGTPDRIAFDASTVLNVARELAVGASMGFMLRLAFEAGALAGELISQGTGLAFAQMSDPLRGVNSGVVGQWFYLAFGLIFFTLNGHLAMVSLLVDSYRSLPIGSALPDVQQMLEVAPMLFTHILRAAVGLALPVMVAMLAVNLAFGVLGRAAPALNPIQLGLPTALLLGLFLLALLAGELGPPVQRVFDLSFDAARQISV, encoded by the coding sequence ATGGATGCCGCCACCCAGATGGTGATCGACGGCCAGCAGGCCTTCGGCATGATCAACGCCATCCTCTGGACGATGCTGCGCACCGGCGCGTTGCTGATGGCGGCGCCGCTGATCGGCACGCGCGCGATCTCGGTGCGGGTGCGCGTGATCATCGCCGGTGCGCTGGCGATGGCGCTCGCGCCGCTGCTGCCCGGCACGCCGGACCGCATCGCCTTCGACGCCTCCACCGTCCTCAACGTCGCCCGCGAACTCGCCGTCGGCGCGAGCATGGGCTTCATGCTGCGGCTGGCCTTCGAGGCCGGTGCGCTTGCCGGCGAACTGATCTCGCAGGGCACCGGCCTGGCGTTCGCGCAGATGTCCGATCCGCTGCGCGGGGTGAACTCCGGCGTGGTCGGCCAGTGGTTCTATCTGGCCTTCGGCCTGATCTTCTTCACCCTCAACGGCCATCTGGCGATGGTGTCGCTGCTGGTCGACAGCTACCGTTCGCTGCCCATCGGCAGCGCGCTGCCGGACGTGCAGCAGATGCTGGAAGTCGCGCCGATGCTGTTCACCCACATCCTGCGCGCGGCCGTGGGGCTCGCCCTGCCGGTGATGGTGGCGATGCTGGCGGTGAACCTGGCGTTCGGCGTGCTCGGCCGCGCAGCGCCGGCGCTCAATCCGATCCAGCTCGGCCTGCCCACGGCCCTGCTGCTGGGCCTGTTCCTGCTGGCCCTGCTGGCCGGCGAGTTGGGACCGCCCGTGCAACGCGTCTTCGACCTGTCTTTTGATGCAGCGCGGCAAATCAGCGTCTAG
- a CDS encoding TetR/AcrR family transcriptional regulator: protein MSSNPTHKRRTSQETREAVLAAARRLFFTKGFDQTTLMDLGEETGLSARGVILHFETKADIIATLLIRDYTARRAPMVERPQGSTHAQRILDFYFWMAREDAANFIAFPALWSVSARWSPTVEGEMNAALRRMREPVRNELSRGMAAGEFRGVDIQHADDMIWQSYQHGLRAVSVNGGTPAMAVPQVFKTLEALTA, encoded by the coding sequence GTGAGTTCCAACCCTACCCACAAGCGACGCACCAGTCAGGAGACGCGGGAAGCCGTGCTGGCCGCTGCTCGCCGCCTGTTCTTCACCAAGGGGTTCGACCAGACCACGCTGATGGATTTGGGCGAGGAAACCGGGCTGAGTGCGCGCGGCGTGATCCTGCACTTCGAAACGAAGGCCGACATCATCGCCACCCTGCTGATCCGCGACTACACCGCGCGGCGGGCACCGATGGTGGAACGCCCGCAAGGGTCGACGCATGCGCAGCGCATCCTGGATTTCTATTTCTGGATGGCGCGCGAGGATGCCGCGAACTTCATCGCCTTCCCCGCATTGTGGAGCGTGTCCGCGCGGTGGTCACCGACGGTCGAAGGCGAAATGAACGCCGCGCTGCGGCGCATGCGCGAACCCGTGCGCAACGAACTCAGCCGCGGCATGGCCGCCGGCGAATTCCGTGGCGTGGACATCCAGCATGCCGACGACATGATCTGGCAGAGCTACCAGCACGGCCTGCGTGCCGTGTCGGTCAACGGCGGCACGCCGGCGATGGCCGTGCCGCAGGTATTCAAGACGCTGGAAGCGCTGACGGCCTGA
- a CDS encoding autotransporter outer membrane beta-barrel domain-containing protein, giving the protein MRATFTIVGHYIGQNAAVFLQTVLGDDSSASDRLILSGGTASGTTGLEVVNLGGQGGATVLDGILVVQALNGASSTDTAFALFSPVAAGAFEYFLFKGGISDGTSENWYLRSTLVASTDTPPPVIAPGPDPTQPDTDGPAPPAPPPIVPPPPPLPPAPPPPPEGVDEPNPEQPPPAPPAPPPEPPDVAPPTPPPPIPHVPEDPPSIPVPSQPDAPTPPAPPRPNPEAMPATGAVIPLYRVETPTYAVVPPVVHQLALASLGTFHERLGGQATMRNDGAVSAAWGRVIGQDVEQTWSGSVDPTFDGTLWGVQAGVDLHARETDGGGREHVGVFVGRVRADGYVRGFALGWQHLDTGTVELDDTHLGLSWTRVGPSGGYVDAVLMASRYDGEASSVRGVGIDLEGDGLTASIEAGLPIRWRPESRWTLEPQWQVIWHRASFDDQDDAFARVSISTDAALSSRIGLRFAGDFGQRHPWQPYLKLNLWHGFGGDDRVRLDADEIATAQRYSALELGGGLAAQLGRHVSLYFTLDHTRDVGNTAGTKRAWEGSLGLRAEW; this is encoded by the coding sequence GTGCGAGCGACCTTCACCATCGTGGGCCACTACATCGGCCAGAACGCCGCGGTCTTCCTGCAGACGGTGCTGGGCGACGACAGCTCCGCGTCCGATCGCTTGATCCTGTCCGGCGGAACGGCGAGCGGCACGACCGGGTTGGAGGTCGTCAACCTGGGCGGGCAGGGTGGCGCGACGGTGCTGGACGGCATCCTGGTCGTGCAGGCGCTCAACGGTGCGAGTTCGACCGACACCGCCTTCGCGTTGTTCAGTCCGGTGGCCGCGGGCGCGTTCGAGTACTTCCTGTTCAAGGGCGGTATTTCCGACGGCACCTCGGAAAATTGGTACCTGCGTTCGACGCTGGTCGCCTCCACCGATACGCCGCCGCCGGTCATCGCGCCGGGGCCCGATCCCACCCAGCCGGACACCGACGGCCCCGCACCTCCTGCGCCGCCCCCCATCGTGCCGCCACCGCCGCCGCTGCCGCCGGCGCCCCCTCCGCCGCCCGAAGGCGTGGACGAGCCGAATCCGGAACAACCGCCGCCCGCACCGCCGGCACCGCCACCGGAACCGCCGGACGTCGCGCCGCCCACACCACCGCCGCCGATTCCGCACGTGCCGGAGGATCCGCCCTCGATCCCCGTGCCGTCACAGCCGGACGCACCGACGCCGCCCGCACCGCCACGCCCAAATCCCGAAGCGATGCCGGCGACGGGCGCCGTGATCCCGCTCTATCGCGTCGAGACTCCCACCTACGCCGTCGTGCCACCGGTGGTGCACCAGCTCGCCCTGGCGTCGCTGGGCACGTTCCACGAACGACTCGGTGGCCAGGCGACGATGCGCAACGACGGTGCCGTGAGTGCGGCCTGGGGCCGGGTGATCGGACAGGATGTGGAGCAGACCTGGTCGGGCAGCGTCGACCCCACGTTCGACGGCACGCTGTGGGGCGTGCAGGCGGGCGTGGACCTGCATGCGCGAGAGACCGATGGCGGCGGTCGCGAGCATGTCGGTGTGTTCGTCGGCCGCGTGCGTGCGGACGGGTACGTGCGCGGGTTCGCACTGGGCTGGCAACACCTGGATACGGGCACCGTGGAACTGGACGATACCCACCTCGGCCTGAGCTGGACGCGGGTAGGGCCCTCGGGCGGTTACGTCGATGCCGTGCTGATGGCGAGCCGCTACGACGGTGAAGCCTCGTCGGTGCGCGGCGTGGGCATCGATCTGGAAGGCGACGGACTGACCGCTTCGATCGAGGCGGGCTTGCCGATCCGCTGGCGTCCGGAGTCACGCTGGACGCTGGAGCCGCAGTGGCAGGTGATCTGGCACCGGGCCTCGTTCGACGACCAGGACGATGCGTTCGCGCGCGTGTCGATCAGCACCGATGCCGCGCTCAGCAGTCGCATCGGGCTCCGCTTCGCGGGCGACTTCGGACAGCGCCACCCTTGGCAGCCCTATCTGAAGCTCAACCTGTGGCATGGCTTCGGTGGTGACGACCGGGTGCGCCTGGATGCGGACGAGATCGCCACCGCGCAGCGTTACAGCGCGCTCGAACTGGGCGGCGGCCTGGCGGCGCAACTGGGTCGCCACGTCAGCCTGTACTTCACGCTCGACCATACGCGCGATGTCGGCAACACCGCGGGCACCAAGCGGGCGTGGGAAGGCAGCCTGGGGCTGCGCGCGGAATGGTGA
- a CDS encoding GGDEF domain-containing protein translates to MKPKRRDFRLDIIVLLGSITAVTIALFGVYRWSTGHRLMAWLDMGIVAVVCVPVVYAWRTGDSRRAGSVLAVLNSLATFAACVLSGHTALSWTYLVLLTNFFIAHRWLAVACNLALIAGMQAIPGFFHDGIHAASVLISALLVTGFSHIFASRTQDDRARLERLAALDALTGLPNRRTMERVLAEAVDAFQRTARGFGLVVLDLDRFKEVNDLYGHAAGDAAIADLASILRFEMRRNDQVFRFGGEEFVVLLEVDSSADLEAATERLRKAVRGGLRGPGGRITISLGAALLRDQEKTWHDWFSRADAALYRAKSAGRDNYVIADDLF, encoded by the coding sequence ATGAAGCCGAAACGCCGCGATTTCCGCCTGGACATCATCGTCCTGCTGGGCTCCATCACGGCGGTGACCATCGCGCTGTTCGGCGTCTATCGCTGGTCCACCGGGCACCGGCTCATGGCATGGCTCGACATGGGCATCGTCGCCGTGGTGTGCGTGCCGGTGGTCTATGCTTGGCGTACCGGCGACAGCCGACGCGCGGGCAGCGTGCTGGCCGTGCTCAACTCCCTCGCCACCTTCGCCGCCTGCGTGCTGAGCGGACACACTGCGCTCAGCTGGACCTATCTGGTGCTGCTGACGAACTTCTTCATCGCGCACCGGTGGTTGGCGGTCGCCTGCAATCTCGCGCTGATCGCGGGCATGCAGGCGATACCCGGTTTCTTCCATGACGGCATCCACGCCGCGTCGGTATTGATCAGCGCCCTGCTCGTCACCGGCTTCTCGCATATCTTCGCCTCGAGGACGCAGGACGACCGCGCGCGTCTGGAGCGGCTGGCGGCGCTCGATGCACTGACCGGACTGCCGAACCGGCGCACCATGGAACGCGTGCTGGCCGAGGCCGTCGACGCCTTCCAGCGCACCGCGCGCGGATTCGGCCTGGTGGTGCTCGACCTGGACAGGTTCAAGGAAGTCAACGACCTCTACGGCCACGCCGCCGGCGACGCCGCCATCGCGGACCTGGCATCGATCCTGCGCTTCGAGATGCGGCGCAACGATCAGGTGTTCCGGTTCGGCGGCGAGGAATTCGTCGTCCTGCTGGAAGTCGACTCCAGTGCCGACCTCGAAGCCGCCACCGAACGCCTGCGCAAGGCCGTACGTGGTGGCCTGCGCGGACCGGGCGGGCGGATCACGATCTCGCTGGGCGCGGCGCTGCTGCGCGATCAGGAAAAGACGTGGCACGACTGGTTCTCGCGCGCGGACGCCGCGCTTTACCGCGCCAAGTCGGCCGGCCGCGACAATTACGTCATCGCGGACGACCTGTTCTAG
- a CDS encoding CusA/CzcA family heavy metal efflux RND transporter translates to MTIDATIPTPQGPLERILRFAIAHRWLMLALTLALIAVGSWSFSRLPIDVTPDITNVQVQVNTQVDGYSPLEAEQRVTFPIETVLAGLPDLDYTRSISRYGLSQVTVVFEDGTDLYFARQQVAERIQQVKSQLPDGLEPEMGPIATGMGEIFMYTVEADDKARKQDGTPYTATDLRTLQDWVVRPQLRNVPGVTEVNTIGGFARQIHITPDPARLVALGFTLHDVVTAVATNNQNVGAGYIERNGQQFLVRAPGQVADLDGIRDIVLDRRDGVPIRVRDVAQVGEGPELRTGAATMDGREVVLGTTFMLIGANSREVAQATAARLADANRSLPAGVRAVPVYDRTSLVDRTIRTVAKNLVEGALLVVAVLFLLLGNVRAALITAAVIPLAMLFTLTGMVRGGVSGNLMSLGALDFGLIVDGAVIIIENCLRRFGELQHALGRTLTEEERLDATASATAEVIRPSLFGLGIITAVYLPIFALTGVEGKMFHPMAITVVLALTGAMVLSLTFVPAAIALFLRGKVQEKDTRLMQWARRAYAPALAWALRRRVPVVAGALATVVLCGVLATRLGSEFVPSLDEGDIAMHAMRIPGTSLDQAVHMQSTLEARIKQFPEVQRVFGKLGTAEVATDPMPPSVADTFIMLKPRDQWPDPRKTKAALVAEIETAVKQIPGNNYEFTQPIQMRMNELISGVRADVAIKVYGDDLDTLVKLGEQVEAVAKAVDGAADVRLEQATGLPLLTITPDRQALIRYGLNPGDVQHTVATAVGGEVAGQLFEGDRRFDIVVRLPEALRQDPAALHDLPIPLGGDGNLDESTRTPGWDSGAPGTVPLREVATIATTLGPNQVNRENGKRRVVVTANVRGRDLGGFVSELRQKIDAEVEVPAGYWVDYGGTFEQLISAGQRLGVVVPVTLVLIFALLFWAFGSAKDAAIVFTGVPLALTGGVVALALRGIPLSISAGVGFIALSGVAVLNGLVMIAFIRKLREQGGNLDTAVVDGALGRLRPVLMTALVASLGFLPMALNVGAGSEVQRPLATVVIGGIVSSTLLTMLVLPVLYRWWHRRDDARG, encoded by the coding sequence ATGACCATTGATGCCACGATCCCGACGCCGCAGGGCCCGCTCGAACGCATCCTGCGCTTCGCCATCGCCCATCGCTGGCTGATGCTGGCGCTGACGCTGGCGCTCATCGCGGTCGGTAGCTGGAGCTTCTCGCGGCTGCCCATCGATGTCACGCCGGACATCACCAACGTCCAGGTGCAGGTGAACACGCAGGTCGACGGCTATTCGCCGCTGGAGGCCGAACAGCGGGTGACCTTCCCGATCGAGACCGTGTTGGCCGGCCTGCCGGACCTGGACTACACGCGGTCGATCTCGCGCTACGGGCTGTCGCAGGTGACCGTGGTGTTCGAGGACGGCACCGACCTGTATTTCGCGCGCCAGCAGGTGGCCGAACGGATCCAGCAGGTGAAGTCGCAGCTGCCAGACGGCCTGGAGCCGGAGATGGGTCCCATCGCCACCGGCATGGGCGAGATCTTCATGTACACGGTGGAGGCCGACGACAAGGCCCGCAAGCAGGACGGCACGCCGTACACGGCCACTGACCTGCGCACACTGCAGGATTGGGTGGTACGGCCGCAGCTGCGCAACGTGCCGGGCGTGACCGAGGTGAACACCATCGGCGGTTTCGCGCGCCAGATCCACATCACGCCCGATCCCGCGCGCCTCGTCGCGTTGGGCTTCACCCTGCACGACGTGGTCACCGCGGTGGCGACCAACAACCAGAACGTCGGCGCCGGCTACATCGAGCGCAACGGCCAGCAGTTCCTCGTCCGTGCACCGGGGCAGGTGGCCGACCTGGACGGCATCCGCGACATCGTGCTCGACCGCCGCGATGGCGTGCCGATCCGCGTGCGCGATGTGGCGCAGGTGGGCGAGGGCCCGGAACTGCGCACCGGCGCGGCCACGATGGACGGGCGCGAAGTCGTGCTGGGCACCACCTTCATGCTGATCGGCGCCAACAGCCGCGAGGTCGCGCAGGCAACCGCGGCCCGCCTGGCCGACGCGAACCGCAGCCTGCCCGCCGGCGTGCGCGCGGTGCCGGTGTACGACCGCACCTCGCTGGTCGACCGCACCATCCGCACCGTGGCGAAGAACCTGGTGGAAGGCGCGTTGCTGGTCGTCGCGGTGCTGTTCCTGTTGCTGGGCAACGTGCGCGCCGCGCTCATCACCGCGGCGGTGATCCCGCTGGCGATGCTGTTCACGCTGACCGGCATGGTCCGTGGCGGCGTGTCCGGCAACCTGATGAGCCTGGGTGCGCTGGACTTCGGCCTGATCGTCGACGGCGCGGTGATCATCATCGAGAACTGCCTGCGCCGCTTTGGCGAATTGCAGCATGCCCTGGGACGCACGCTGACCGAAGAGGAACGCCTGGATGCCACCGCATCCGCGACGGCCGAGGTCATCCGGCCCAGCCTGTTCGGCCTGGGCATCATCACCGCGGTCTACCTGCCGATCTTCGCGCTCACCGGCGTGGAGGGAAAGATGTTCCACCCGATGGCGATCACGGTGGTGCTGGCGCTGACCGGCGCGATGGTGCTGTCGTTGACCTTCGTGCCCGCCGCCATCGCGCTGTTCCTGCGCGGCAAGGTGCAGGAGAAGGACACGCGCCTGATGCAGTGGGCACGTCGCGCCTATGCGCCGGCGCTCGCGTGGGCCCTGCGTCGCCGGGTGCCGGTGGTCGCCGGCGCGCTGGCGACGGTGGTGCTGTGCGGCGTGCTGGCCACGCGGCTGGGGTCGGAGTTCGTGCCCAGCCTGGACGAGGGCGACATCGCGATGCATGCCATGCGCATTCCGGGCACCAGCCTGGACCAGGCCGTGCACATGCAGTCCACGCTGGAGGCGCGGATCAAGCAGTTCCCCGAAGTGCAGCGCGTGTTCGGCAAGCTGGGCACCGCCGAGGTGGCGACGGACCCGATGCCGCCGTCGGTCGCCGATACGTTCATCATGCTCAAGCCGCGCGACCAGTGGCCCGATCCGCGCAAGACGAAGGCGGCGCTGGTGGCCGAGATCGAGACCGCGGTAAAGCAGATCCCCGGCAACAACTACGAGTTCACCCAGCCGATCCAGATGCGCATGAACGAGTTGATCTCTGGCGTGCGCGCGGACGTCGCCATCAAGGTCTACGGCGACGACCTCGACACACTGGTGAAGCTCGGTGAACAGGTGGAAGCCGTGGCGAAGGCGGTGGACGGTGCGGCCGACGTGCGCCTGGAACAGGCCACGGGGCTGCCGCTGCTGACCATCACGCCGGACCGGCAGGCGCTGATCCGATACGGACTGAACCCGGGCGATGTGCAGCACACCGTCGCTACCGCTGTCGGCGGCGAGGTCGCCGGCCAGTTGTTCGAGGGCGATCGCCGCTTCGACATCGTCGTGCGTTTGCCGGAAGCGCTGCGCCAGGATCCTGCGGCGCTGCACGACCTGCCCATTCCGCTGGGTGGCGACGGCAACCTGGACGAATCCACGCGCACGCCGGGCTGGGATTCCGGCGCGCCCGGTACCGTGCCGCTGCGCGAGGTCGCCACGATCGCGACGACGCTCGGCCCCAACCAGGTGAACCGCGAGAACGGCAAGCGCCGCGTCGTGGTCACGGCCAATGTGCGCGGCCGTGACCTGGGTGGCTTCGTGAGCGAGCTGCGGCAGAAGATCGATGCGGAGGTCGAGGTGCCCGCCGGCTACTGGGTGGACTATGGCGGTACGTTCGAGCAGTTGATCTCCGCCGGCCAGCGCCTGGGCGTGGTGGTGCCGGTCACGCTGGTGCTGATCTTCGCACTGCTGTTCTGGGCGTTCGGTTCGGCGAAGGACGCGGCCATCGTGTTCACCGGCGTGCCCTTGGCGCTGACCGGCGGCGTGGTGGCGTTGGCGCTGCGCGGCATCCCGCTGTCGATCTCGGCCGGCGTGGGATTCATCGCATTGTCGGGCGTGGCCGTACTCAACGGCCTGGTGATGATCGCCTTCATCCGCAAGCTGCGCGAGCAGGGCGGAAACCTCGACACGGCCGTGGTCGACGGCGCGCTGGGGCGGTTGCGTCCGGTGCTGATGACGGCGCTGGTCGCGTCGCTGGGCTTCCTGCCGATGGCGCTCAACGTGGGCGCCGGTTCCGAGGTGCAGCGCCCGCTGGCCACGGTGGTGATCGGCGGCATCGTGTCGTCGACGCTGCTGACAATGCTGGTGCTGCCGGTGCTGTACCGCTGGTGGCATCGCCGCGACGACGCACGCGGATGA